A single window of bacterium DNA harbors:
- a CDS encoding aconitase X catalytic domain-containing protein: MVLMHLTDTERVLLSGSSGPVLAEAMDYLVQFGEAFDAPRLADISYCHYPAEMAIYEGSVEDLVDYAAKCRANGVDAIGAMGASRFGDENAGARVRVPTTTSTLCCDLERPDCTGCPAALARSQARVETAHRALGILETYTCTPQLLGFVPPFGSVIASVESSAIIYFNSVLGARTNRGGLFTRYSAMTGKYPLMGYLLSENRRGTHHFHVDIPPEKLSTYDAWCALGFHIGSIVGSEVPVITGVRTARQDFLIGFGAALATSGSVTLFHMVGVTPEARTTEEAFQGKPPAETIEVTERDLNVVRDRLTTILSGAPIDFVTLGCPHYNLAQIKHVAQRLRGRRVADGVRFWICTNRMTRKQAEYSGYASAIEAAGAVLVADTCPVESHMRQSTCREYGLPVPNVAAMVTDSAKMARYVGDLIGCKTALAATDACIEAAVAGRRQ; the protein is encoded by the coding sequence ATGGTATTGATGCACCTCACCGATACCGAACGCGTTCTCCTCTCCGGCTCTTCCGGCCCCGTCCTCGCGGAGGCGATGGACTATCTCGTCCAGTTCGGCGAAGCGTTCGACGCGCCGCGGCTTGCCGATATTTCGTACTGTCACTATCCCGCAGAGATGGCGATCTACGAGGGCAGCGTAGAGGATCTGGTCGATTACGCGGCTAAATGCAGAGCGAATGGCGTCGATGCAATCGGCGCGATGGGCGCTTCGCGTTTTGGGGATGAAAACGCGGGCGCGCGCGTCCGCGTTCCGACGACCACTTCCACGCTCTGCTGCGATCTCGAACGCCCCGATTGCACCGGCTGCCCCGCGGCGCTAGCGCGCTCGCAGGCGCGCGTCGAGACCGCGCACCGCGCGCTTGGCATCCTCGAAACCTACACCTGCACGCCGCAGCTTTTGGGATTCGTCCCGCCGTTCGGAAGCGTAATCGCGAGCGTCGAATCGTCCGCGATCATCTATTTCAACAGCGTTCTGGGCGCGCGCACTAACCGCGGCGGGCTTTTCACGCGCTACTCCGCGATGACCGGCAAGTATCCGCTGATGGGATATCTGCTTTCCGAGAACCGCCGCGGGACGCATCACTTTCACGTGGACATCCCGCCGGAAAAGCTTTCGACATACGACGCGTGGTGCGCGCTAGGGTTCCACATCGGAAGCATCGTGGGCAGCGAAGTGCCGGTGATCACGGGCGTTCGCACCGCTCGCCAGGATTTCCTAATCGGCTTCGGCGCGGCGCTTGCGACCAGCGGCAGCGTCACGCTGTTTCACATGGTCGGCGTCACGCCCGAAGCGCGGACGACAGAAGAAGCGTTTCAGGGCAAACCGCCCGCGGAAACAATCGAAGTTACAGAGCGCGATCTTAACGTTGTCCGCGACAGGTTGACGACAATTCTCTCCGGCGCGCCGATTGATTTCGTCACGCTCGGCTGCCCGCATTACAACCTTGCGCAAATAAAACATGTCGCACAGCGGCTGCGCGGCAGGCGCGTCGCGGACGGCGTGCGGTTCTGGATTTGCACCAACCGGATGACGCGCAAACAGGCGGAATATTCAGGGTACGCCTCTGCGATTGAAGCCGCGGGCGCGGTGCTCGTCGCGGATACCTGCCCGGTCGAGAGCCACATGCGCCAGTCCACCTGCCGCGAGTACGGCCTGCCTGTGCCGAACGTCGCCGCGATGGTGACCGACAGCGCAAAGATGGCGCGCTACGTCGGCGATTTGATCGGGTGCAAAACCGCGCTGGCGGCGACCGACGCCTGCATCGAGGCGGCGGTGGCGGGGAGGCGTCAATAG
- a CDS encoding CocE/NonD family hydrolase produces MITTSVPEYEIEHLVHAMVPMRDGIRLSTDLFIPKGNANHSGPWPVLLTRTPYGNSDAQRAERLLYFARRGFACAFQDCRGRYDSEGEWEPFRSERNDGMDTIAWLAAQDFCNGSVGVTGGSYEGYCTWVVAYDRHPALKAICPIVPLPDPVINVPYQNGALFWNMVVWALMVHGRVNQNTGVANWKDLFLHLPLRTLDKAAGMESATWQNWCDHPALDDWWKEVCYMDKLGRVDIPALHICGWYDDDGISTYINYPKMRREAATAEARDAQMLVIGPWPHKVNVSSVVGEVDFGAGAVIDLNAIRLKFFAKYLAGEDHGLGGEPRCRIFLMGENRWHGFDDWPPTGAETKRLYLSSGGNANSLFGDGKLTTEAQRQGDVDAADCDLFTYDPANPVPYVTDPVALQLGEATDQQSIERRPDVLVYTTAPLEEDVVICGRVFAELYISTDVPATDFTAKLVDVWPNGRAIQLCDGIQRAEFRNSLESPEWLEPGKVYKVVVDMWATGIRFLRGHSIRLEVSSSAVPKFCRHLNTKEPQADATDWQVAHQVVWHTSEYPSAVVVEVVKPDVAD; encoded by the coding sequence TTGATAACAACTTCTGTTCCCGAATACGAAATCGAGCATCTCGTCCATGCGATGGTGCCGATGCGCGACGGCATCCGGCTTTCGACCGATCTGTTCATCCCGAAAGGCAACGCGAATCACTCCGGGCCGTGGCCGGTTTTGCTCACACGCACGCCTTATGGGAACAGCGACGCGCAGCGCGCGGAGCGGCTGCTTTATTTCGCGCGGCGCGGATTCGCGTGCGCGTTCCAGGACTGCCGCGGGCGATACGACAGCGAGGGCGAGTGGGAGCCTTTCAGGAGCGAGCGCAACGACGGAATGGACACGATCGCGTGGCTGGCCGCGCAGGACTTCTGCAACGGCAGCGTAGGCGTAACCGGTGGGAGCTACGAGGGCTACTGCACTTGGGTGGTCGCGTACGACAGGCATCCGGCGCTCAAAGCGATATGCCCGATAGTTCCGCTTCCCGATCCAGTAATCAACGTGCCTTACCAAAACGGAGCGCTGTTTTGGAACATGGTTGTCTGGGCTTTGATGGTGCATGGGCGAGTGAATCAGAACACCGGAGTCGCGAACTGGAAGGATTTGTTCCTGCACCTGCCGCTTCGGACGCTGGACAAGGCGGCGGGGATGGAAAGCGCGACCTGGCAGAACTGGTGCGATCACCCGGCGCTGGACGACTGGTGGAAGGAAGTCTGCTACATGGACAAGCTGGGGCGCGTAGACATCCCCGCGCTGCACATATGCGGCTGGTACGACGACGACGGGATTTCGACGTACATCAACTATCCGAAAATGCGCCGGGAAGCCGCGACCGCGGAGGCGCGCGATGCGCAGATGCTCGTCATCGGGCCGTGGCCGCACAAGGTGAACGTATCCAGCGTAGTGGGGGAGGTGGACTTCGGCGCGGGCGCGGTTATAGACCTGAATGCCATCCGGTTGAAATTCTTTGCAAAGTATCTCGCGGGTGAGGATCATGGACTGGGCGGCGAACCGCGGTGCCGCATCTTCCTGATGGGAGAAAACCGCTGGCACGGATTCGACGACTGGCCGCCTACCGGCGCGGAAACGAAGCGGCTGTATTTATCCAGCGGCGGGAACGCGAATTCGCTGTTCGGGGATGGCAAATTAACCACAGAGGCACAGAGGCAAGGAGATGTAGACGCCGCGGATTGCGATTTATTCACTTACGATCCCGCGAATCCCGTCCCGTACGTGACCGATCCCGTCGCGCTTCAACTCGGCGAGGCGACCGACCAGCAATCCATCGAGCGCAGGCCGGACGTGCTTGTGTACACGACCGCGCCACTCGAAGAAGACGTTGTGATTTGCGGGCGTGTGTTCGCGGAGCTTTACATCTCGACGGACGTTCCGGCGACGGACTTCACCGCGAAGCTGGTGGACGTGTGGCCGAACGGCCGCGCGATCCAGCTTTGCGATGGCATACAGCGGGCGGAATTCCGCAACTCGCTCGAATCTCCCGAGTGGCTGGAGCCGGGCAAGGTGTACAAAGTCGTCGTGGACATGTGGGCGACTGGGATAAGGTTTTTGCGCGGGCATTCGATTAGGCTCGAAGTGTCGTCCAGCGCGGTGCCCAAGTTCTGCCGCCACCTGAACACGAAGGAGCCGCAGGCGGACGCGACGGATTGGCAAGTCGCGCATCAAGTTGTGTGGCACACGAGCGAGTACCCGAGCGCGGTGGTGGTGGAGGTGGTGAAACCGGACGTGGCCGATTAA